CAGCAGGTAGGTCTGCTGCATGATCTGCACTTCCAGCTGCTTGGTGCTCATGGCGTGTCCTCGGGGTCGCTGGCGGCGGGCAGACGGTCGATGAGCGCGTCGATGCGCGCGCGCGCGGCCTGCAGGCGCGAGCGCAGCGAGTCGCGCTCCTGCGTGAGCTCACTCAGCTGCGCGCTCAGCAGCGCGTTGGCGCGCTGGATCTCGGCGTGGCGCAGCAGCAGCCGCTCCACGCGCTCGGCGAACTGCTCCAGAGTGGGCGCTTGGGTCATGGGATCGCGATTGTAGAGAGCCTGCCACGGCGCCGGTAGAATCGCGCGCTGTTGGTGCTCGCGGCCGTGGTTCACACGCCGCAGTTCAACGGGAAGCAGGGAGGCGCCCTTCACCACGAAGCGGCTGCCGTGCCTGCGCTGCCCCCGCAACGGTCAGCGGACGAATCGGCTTCGATTCACCTTTGCAGCAACACAGCCACTGGGTGCCTTGAACAAGCGCCTGGGAAGGCGCTGCAGGGGCGCTCCGCCAGCCCGGATACCGGCCAACGAGGTGGCTGTGCCGCGCCCGCGGCGCAGCCGTGTGGCCTACTGCCGGCGGGGAAGCTGGTACGGGCGCTTTGTGGATGCGTGTTTCCCATGATGAATCGTTCGAACCCTGCGCGCGCGGGCCTGTTCCTGTCCCTGCTGGCGTGCGCGAGCGCCCAGGCCCTGGCGCAGAGCGCCGATACCCCGTCGCTGCTGGTGGCCCAGGCGCCGCAGCTGTCGCAGCTCGTGGTCACGGCCACGCGCACCGCGCAGCCGCTGTCGGACGTGCTGGCCGACGTCACCCTCATCGATCGCGAGCAGATCGAGCAGAGCGGCGCGGTGACGATCACCGACCTGCTCG
This portion of the Comamonas flocculans genome encodes:
- a CDS encoding DUF904 domain-containing protein, which translates into the protein MTQAPTLEQFAERVERLLLRHAEIQRANALLSAQLSELTQERDSLRSRLQAARARIDALIDRLPAASDPEDTP